GGACGTTCGGCCTTGGCTCCAGCCTTTACAAGCCGGGCATGGATACGGCAGAAATCGCCAGGCGCGCGCGTCTTTCGGTAGAGACATACGACGCCGTCTTCGGAGCGTGAGATGAATCCGTCAGACTTCGACTGTACAGTCTTTGACGATGAAATCCGTGAGCTTGGCGAAGGTCCGACCTTCGATCCGGATCGCGATACGCTCTGGTGGTTCGATATTCACGGCCGCAAGCTGATTGAACGGCGGTTGTCCGATGCTGCTTCGAAAGTCCACGAATTGCCTTTTCTTGCCAGCGCGCTCGCGGTGGTGGACAGCAAAAGACAGCTTCTGGCAACTGAACACGGGCTTTATCTTCGTTCGGTCGACACAGGCGGCCTCGAGCGTCTCGTCGATATTGAGGCGGATGATGCGTCCACGCGCTCGAACGACAGCAGGGTCCATCCCTGCGGCGCGTTCTGGATCGGCACGATGGGCAAATCGGCACAGCCGAATGCCGGGTCGATCTATCATTTTTTCCGCGGAGAACTGCGCCGGATCTTCACCGGCATAACCGTGACCAATTGCATCTCCTTCACCGCAGACGGCTCGATCGCCTATTTCACCGACAGTCCGACAGGCAAGGTTATGCGCGTGGCAACCGACCCGCAAACGGGATTGCCCACGGCGGAACCGGACCTGTTTTTTGAACGCGATGCAGCCTATCCCGGCTATCCCGATGGCGCCGTCGTCGATGCGGACGGCCTCGTGTGGATCGCCAAATGGCAGGGGTCCTGCGTCGAGGCGCATGATCCGTCCGGCTCGGTGGTCGAAACCATCACACTGCCGGCCTGGCAAATCACCTGCCCTGCCTTTATCGGACCGGATGCGGCCCGCATGATCGTCACATCCGCGACGGAGGGGCTGAGCGATGCTCAGCTTCGCGACCATCCGCATGCGGGTAAGACATTTCTTCTCAACCGGCCGATGAACGGCCGATACGAATCCAAGGTCAAAATCTGACACCATGAGCGACACACCGACGATTGGCGTATGCTACTACCCGGAACACTGGCCTGAGACCCAATGGCAGGACGATGCCCGCCGCATGGCGCAACTCGGGATCACCTATGTCAGAATAGGCGAATTCGCCTGGTCGCGGCTTGAGCCTTCGCGCGGCGACCTTCGCCTTGACTGGCTCGAGCGGTCCATTGACACGCTGCAGGCTGCCGGGCTGAAAGTTGTTCTGGGAACGCCCACAGCAACGCCGCCAAAATGGCTTGTCGACGAGATGCCTGACATGCTGCCTGTCGACCGCGAGGGACGGGTGCGCGGTTTCGGCTCGCGGCGGCACTACAGTTTTTCGCACCCGGGATACCGTGATGAATGCCTGCGCATCGTTCGCGTGCTGGGTGAGCGGTTTGGCGAACATCCCGCCGTCGCCGCCTGGCAAACCGACAATGAATATGGCTGCCACAGGACCACGCGCGACTGGTCCGACGCTTCACGCCTCGCCTTCCGTCTCTGGCTGAAAGACAAATACGGCTCAATCGACGAACTCAACGACGCCTGGGGCAATGTCTTCTGGTCGGAGGAATATCCGGGCTTTGATTCCATCGAACTGCCGACGATCGCACCGACCGTTTACAATCCCGCACACCAGCTCGATTTCTACCGTTTCTCATCGGATCAGGTCATCAGCTTCAATCGACTGCAGGCCGATTTGATCCGCGAGCTCTCACCCGGCCGCGACATCATTCATAATTTCATGGGCCGCACGCTCGACTTCGACCATTACAAGGTCGGGGCAGACCTCGATGTGTCCAGCTGGGATTGCTATCCGCTGGGCTTTCTGGAAGACCGATCAGACGCCGACGAAGAATGGAAACGCCGCTTCCTGCGGGCCGGCGATCCGGATTTCCAGGCATTTCATCACGACCTTTACCGGGCGACGTCTTCGGGCCGCTGGTGGATCATGGAACTGCAGCCCGGACCGGTGAACTGGGCCGGCTACAACCCCGCCCCACGTGACGGCATGGTGCGGCTTTGGAGCCTTGAGGCTGTTGCGCATGGCGCGGAGACCGTGTCCTATTTCCGCTGGCGGCAGGCCCCCTTCGCACAGGAACAGATGCATGCGGGACTGCTGCGTTCCAACGGTGCCGAGGCCGAGGGCTATCATGAGGCCGAAGCCGCCATTGCCGATATTTCGCGCCTCGACACGGGTCCGAAAACACAGGCCGATGTCGCCATCGTCTTTGATTATGAATCGGTCTGGGCCTGGGAAACGCTGCCGCATGGCAACGACTTCGATTATTTCAGGCTTGTCTTCGATCATTATCGCGCCTTGCGACGCAAGGGGCTCTCGATCGATATCCTGCCGCCGGATGCAGATGATCTCTCCGGCTATCCGGCGGTGGTCATCCCTGGCCTTTTTGCCTGGAGCGATCAGCTCACGACAGCCCTTCGGGCCTATGAGGGCGTCGCGTTGATCGGCCCGCGCAGCGGCTCGAAAACGGAGAATTTCTCAATCCCCGCCAAACTGCCGCCCAACCTGCCGCAGGATATTGCGGTTTTGAGCATAGGGCGGGTTGAAAGTCTTCGCCCGGACGTTCCTGTCCCGATGGCGGATAATGCGGGCAATGTCCATCTTTGGCGGGAGTTCGTCGAACCGGGCCCGTCGTGCGAAACGGAAATGGAAAGCCGCGACGGGGTTCCCGTTCTCGTCCGTCAGAACAAGCTTTTTTACCTCGGCGGCTGGCCGGACGAGACGCTAATGGCCCTGGTGATCGACCGGATTTGCGCGGAGGCGGGGCTGACGAGCGTTGATCTGCCGGACGGGGTTCGGCTCAGGCGCAGGGGCGACCTCACCTTCGCCACGAATTACGGCGACGACCAACAGAACCTCAACGACCTGGGCATTAACGGGACATACGTCATAGGCGATGCCGTTCTGCCGCCATCGGGTGTTTGCGTTCTGCGCCATTGAAAGCAAACCGGCTGACCATCAGGCTCAAACCATGTTGTTTCGGCCAGTGCAGAGTGATATCGCCTTGCGCATGCGCGTATGGCGCGTAGATTGTTAATTTCGATCACCCGATTACACCGGACACTGCTTATCATGAAATCAGCCTTCAAAGCCTATGACATCCGCGGCGAAATCCCGGCGCAGGTGAATATGCCCTTTGCCTACCGCTTCGGACAGGCCGTCGCAGCACAAGAGCAGCGCAAGGCCGTGGTTGTCGGCCATGACATGCGGCAGGACAGTCCGGCGCTCGCCGGCGCACTTGCGCAGGGATTGCTCGACAGCGGCGTCGATGTTCTGCCGCTTGGTCAATGCGGCACGGAGGAAGTTTACTTTCACACTGATCACAGCGGCGCCGATGCCGGCCTCATGATCACTGCGAGCCACAATCCAAAGAACTACAATGGCATCAAAATGGTGCTTAAGGGCGCCCGGGCTGCAACACACGACAATGCCCTCGGTCCGCTGGAAAAGCTGGTTTACTCCGACCGGAAATTCCCGGTGGTTTCAGATTATGCAAAGCGCGGCGTGCTTGCTCCGCAGCTTGATAAAACGGCCTATATCGAACGCCTCGTCAAACAGGTGGCGGGACGGGATCTCAAGCCGCTGAAAATCGTCTGCCATGCGGGCAATGGCTGTGCCGGGCCGGTGATCGATCTGCTTGAAGAGCACCTGCCCTTCACCTTCATCAAGGTGGATCATCAGCCTGATCCTTCCCTGCCCAATGGCATCCCCAATCCGCTGCTGCCGGAAAAGCGCGAACGCGCAAGCCGCGCGGTTATCGAACATGGCGCCGATCTGGGCCTTGCCTGGGACGGCGATTTCGACCGGTGTTTCTTCTACGATGAGCGCGGCCGCTTCGTTGAGGGCTACTATCTGGTGGGGCTGATCGCTCAGACCATGCTGCGCGCGCACCCGGGGGCAACGGTGCTCTACGATCCGCGTTTGACCTGGAACACGGTGGACATTGTCGAGGCAGCCGGCGGCACGGCCAAAATCTGCCGCACGGGCCATGCCTTTTTCAAGCAGATGCTGCGCGATGAGGACGCCGTCTATGGCGGCGAAATGAGCGCCCACCACTATTTCCGGGACTTCAGCTATTGCGATACGGGCATGGTGCCGTGGCTGGCGGTGGTTGCCGAACTCTCGGCAACGGGAGCAAAACTGAGCGAAATGGTGGAAGAACGCATCAGCGCCTTCCCCTGTTCCGGCGAACTCAACTTCACAGTTGACGATTCAAAGACCGTGATTGACCGGATTGCCGACCATTTCAGCCCGTCCTACCCGAATGTCGAGACGATTGACGGGCTGAGCATGGCCTTTGACGATTGGCGCTTTAATGTGCGCGCATCAAACACAGAGCCGCTTTTGCGGCTGAATGTGGAATCACGCGGCAATGCCGATCTGGTCGCAAAGAAGGTCGCCGAGATCGAGGGTCTTATCGAGACCTCCTGATCCCGGGACACTGTGCATTCAGCTGTCGCCGTTTTTGGCGTTGGGGTGAAAGAGCTGCTCTCCTTCCAGGCGAAAGCCGGCAATGGCAGCCTGTCCGTCCGGTCCAAGCAGCCAGTCGACGAAGAGCTGTGACGACTTTTGCTTGATGTTCGGGCAGTGCGCCGGATCAATCGTCACAACGCCGTACTGATTGAAGAGCGCCGGATCGCCTTCCAGCAATATGTCATGTCCGGCACGGTTTCCGAAGCTGATCCACGTTGCCCGGTCAGTTAGAACATAGGCCTCCATTCCGATGGCGACATTGAGGGTCGCGCCCATGCCGGAGCCGGTTTCACGATACCATGCACCGCTGCTGGCCGCCGGATCGACACCGGTGCGGCCCCAAAGGGAGAGTTCTTTTTTGTGGGTGCCGGAATCGTCTCCACGCGAGACGAAGGCAGCACCGTCCTGCGCGATCTTGCGCAATGCCGGGGCGACTTTTTCTTCATCGCGAACCCCGGTCGGATCACTTGCGGGACCCACCAGAACAAAATCATTGTACATCACATCATGGCGCGCCTTGCCGCCGCCCTCGCGCACGAAGGCTTCCTCCGCCTGCTTGGCATGGACGAGCAGAAGATCGCCGTCGCAATTGCCTGCATTCTTGATCGCCTGACCTGTACCGACGGCAACGACGCGAACCTGGATTCCCGTCTTTTCCTCAAATTGCGGCAGCAAATGATCGTAAAGGCCGGAATTCTGCGTTGACGTGGTGGACTGCAATAGAATGAACTCGTCGGCCACCGCAGGCGCTGTTATGGTGAAAAACAGGGCCGCAGCTGCGGCGCCCAGGGTGCGGAAAGCAATCATTGTAAAAGTCCTTTCGTATCTAAATCAGTATCTTGCCGGAAATAAAGTCGTTGGCTTCAGCTGTTGCGGGCGATCCAAAGAACCGGTCGGTCGGCGCGTGCTCGACGACCTTTCCCCGGTGCATGAAGATGATTTCGTCACCAATGCGCCGGGCCTGGGCAAGGTCGTGGGCGATCAGCACAATGCGCATTCCGCCCTTGCTGGCGTCCTTGACCATTGCCTCAATGGTCTGCGTGGATGCCGGATCAAGGCTTGATGTCGGCTCATCCAGGAACAGCAGATCAGGCGCAGTCGCCAGAGCTCTGGCAAGGGCAAGACGCTGCATCTCGCCTCCGGACAACACTCTAGCGGAGGAGTTCATGAGAGCCGATAGCCCTGCTGCTTCAAGCGCATGTCCGGCCCGTTCCCGCGCCTCGGCGTTGCCGTAACCGACAGAGCGCAGCGCATATTCAATGTTGGACCGGGCGGAGCGGCGCAGCAGGACCGGTCGTTGAAGAACCATGCCAAAACGGCAGTAGCGCTGCCGGTCCGGCCGCACGCCATTCCACAGCACAACTCCGCTGTCCGGTCTGCGCAGACCGGCCATGACATTCAGAAGCAGCGACTTTCCGGCCCCGTTGGGCCCGACCAGTACCGTGGTACCGGTGCCGCCGATCGTCAGGGACGGAACATCGAGAAGCACCCTGCCCTTGCGGCGCACGAACAGCCGTTCCGCCGTAACCGGCAAGATCGGTTTGGTCGCCGTTTGCAGCGGGGAACGGTGCGCATCACGCATAGGCGGATCGCTCTGCAGCCGCACGCAGCAGATAAACCAGCGCATTGACGGCAAACGCCAGGACCACCAGCACAATGCCGAGGCCCAGCGCCAGTGCGAGATTGCCCTTAGACGTTTCCAGTGCAATCGCCGTCGTCATGACCCGCGTGACATGGTTGATGTTTCCGCCAACGATAATCACGGCGCCGACCTCTGCGATCGCCCGGCCGAAGCCGGCAAGCAACGCCGTCATCAGACTGTAGCGCCCCTCCCATAAAAGCGTCCGCAGCCGTGACAGCGGCCCAAGCCCGAAGAGCATAAGCTGGTCGCGATATTCCGCGTTGAGGTCTTCAAGGGTCTGCCTTGTCAGCGCCGCAATGATGGGCACGACGAGGATCGTCTGCGCAATGATCATCGCGGTCGGCGTATAAAGAAGCTGAAGCGGCCCGAGCGCACCGGCATTCGACAGCAGAAGATAAACGACCAGACCGACAACGACGGGCGGCAGACCCATCAGCGCGGTTACCGTTACGATGACAACACCGCGGCCCGGAAAGCGCGATACGGCAATAAAAGCGCCCATCGGCAAGCCAATGATCGCGGCGATGACCACAGCTGTGACGCTGACCCTTAAAGAAAGCCAGACGATTTCCAGGAGGCCCGGATTGAGGCCCATAACCAGCCGAAAAGCTTCGGGAAAGGATGCGGCAAAGTCCTGCATTTTCAGTGCACTGCCCGATTTATGAGGAACAATGCGCTTTTTAATACGTCAAGTCAGACCGTCGTCATACCCAAAACGGCAAAATTGACGGAACCAGTGTCGATTTCGCCGACCGGTGGATTGACGTGCGGGCAGCCGATCGCAAAATCAGGTGTAGTGCTCGGATGCGCGGATCAGATCTTCTACGTCACCCGCCGGCATCGGCTTTCCGTAAAGGTAGCCCTGGCCGAATACACATCCGAGCTGCAGCAGCTTTGCAGCCTGCTCGACGGTTTCAATTCCCTCGGCGATGACCTCAAGATCAAGCCCGTCGCACAATGCGATGATCGCCTTGACGATATGTTCGGACGGACGGTCCCTGGTTATCTCGGAGACAAAGGCGCGATCGACTTTGACCTTGTCCAGCGATATCTCGCGCAGCCGGCCAAGGCTTGACTGCCCGGTGCCGAAATCATCCAGCGAAATCGAAACGCCCTCGGCATGGAGCCGGTCGATAATATTGTTGGCGATGGCGGCATCGGCCATGACTGCCGTCTCGGTGATTTCCAGTCCCAGCCGCGCGGGCTCAAGGCCGACTTCGCCAATAACGGCCATGATTCTGCCGTGCGTTGCCGGATCGACCAGCTGAACTGAAGACAGATTGAAGGAAAGATATTTGTCGTGCGGCCAGCTGAGCGCCGCCCGGGCCGCCTTTTTCAACAGGACATCGGTCAGGGAAACGATAATGCCGCGTTCCTCGGCCAGCGGGATGAAGGTGGCCGGCGATACCTGACCGAGTTCATCGTCATACCAGCGCGCCAGCGCTTCGAAACCAATCGGCACACCCGTTCTCAGGTCAACGATGGGCTGAAAGAGGACATCCACTTCATCGGCGATAACGGCCCGGCGCAGCGCCTGCTCGAGTTGCGTCGCGCGCTTCATCTCTTCGGCAATATCGACCGAATAGAGGGTTACCTGCCCATGTCCCCGCCGTTTCGATCGGTAGAGAGCCGTATCGGCATTCTCCATCAGATGCTTGTAGTCCTCGCCGGCATAGGGGTAGATCGCAAGGCCGACGGATGCCGACAGACGCACTGTCCTGGAACCGAGATCATACGGCGCGGAAAGCACTTCCTGGAACAATTCGCTGTTCTTTTCCGCACTGGCTTCGTCGAAGACCAAGGGCAAAACAAAGGCGAACGCGTCATTTTCCAACCGGGTGACAACGGCCTCCGGCGGCATGCACGCGCGCAGCCGGTGCGCCACCTGGCACAAGATGTCATCGCCGGCGGCGCGACCGAAAAGGTCGTTGATCGGCCGGAAGCCATCGATATTGACAAGACCAATGGTAAAGGGCGCCGGATCGAGCGAACGCTCACGCACCAGTTTCGTTATTTTCTCACGCAGCCTCGTCCTGTTGCCGAGACCGGTCAAAGGATCCGTATAGGAAATCGCGTCCGCCCCGCCCATGGCCTGTGTGTGACCCGGGGCCAGTTCAACTGACATCGCCTCTTCCTTGCGCCCTGATGGTGGAGGAGCACCATATTCTGCTTTAGAAAATGACCCACGCAGGTTAAAAAACACCTATCGGCGGGTTGTGCAATTTAGGGATGCATGCCGCAACCTGTTGAAACTCATCGGTTTCGTCCGAGAATCTGAGGAAGTTTCACTTCTGAAACCCATGTTCGACACAGCAATTACGGCGCCCACGGGTCCGGTTGTCAGCGCCGGTGACCCTGCCTCAAAGCCCGTTCAATCCGGAATATTGTGTAACCAAGCATCTTTCCTTGATCACACGAATCCGGGATGATCCGCCTATGACCGTCAAGCAGCTTCCAGAAACGCTGATCAATCAGATCGCCGCCGGCGAAGTCATCGAACGTCCGGCGAGCGTGGCGAAGGAATTGATCGAAAATGCGGTGGACGCTGGAGCGCTCCGCATTGAGGTCGCGACCGCCGGTGGCGGCAAGGCGCTTGTCCGGGTTGCGGACGACGGATGCGGCATGACGCGAGACGATCTGGCGCTTGCGGTGCGGCGTCACTGCACCTCGAAGATCACCGATCAAATCGACAGCATCGATACGCTGGGATTTCGGGGTGAGGCCCTGCCTTCCATCGGTTCCGTCGCTAAACTGAAGATCCAGAGCCGGACGGGCAATTCGGACAGCGGATACGAAGCGAGCATTCAGGGCGGGAAGGAAGAGCCTGTCCGACCCGCGCCGACCAACCCAGGCACGATCGTTGAGGTGCGCGATCTGTTTTACGCGACACCGGCCCGGCTGAAATTTCTCAAAAGCGACCGGGCGGAATCGGGCGCGATCACCGAAGTGTTCAAACGGATCGCCATTGCCTTTCCGCATGTGCGCATGACCCTTTCGGGCACCGACCGGTCCACAATCGACTATCCGGCGACCGGCGAAGACAGGCTGGCGCGCATCCGTCAGGTACTCGGCAAGGACTTTGCGGACAATGCCATCGCAATCGATGCCGGGCGCGAAGCGGTGCGGCTTTCCGGATTTGCCTGCGTTCCGACCTACAATCGCGCCAATTCGCTGCAGCAATTTGCATTCGTCAACGGCCGGCCAGTGCAGGACAAGCTCATAATGTCAGCGCTGCGCGGGGCCTATGCCGATACGATTCCGCGTGGTCGCTATCCGGTCGCCGTGCTGTTTATTGAACTCGACCCGTCCCTCGTGGACGTCAATGTCCACCCGGCGAAGGCCGATGTGCGCTTTCGTGACCCCGGTCTTTTGCGCGGTTTGATCGTCGGCGCAATCCGCCAGGCCCTGAGCCGCGAAGGCGACAGGTCCTCAAGCCTTGGCGCACAGGACCTTAGCGCAGCCTTCCGGCCTCAGTTCGGTCCCGGCTCCGGCCGTTTTTCTGCGGAACGGTTCGAAAAAACAAGCGGTTATAATCCGGCCGACTCGCCCTTCAGACCGCACGACGCCGGTCCGCCTTCGGGATTTTCGGAAGACGCACAGAGTGGTTTTGAAGCCTTTGCGCAACCCACGGCGCGCAATGATGCGTTTGAGGCACACTCACCCTCGCCGGATCATCCGCTCGGAGCGGCGCGTGCCCAGTTGCATGAGAACTATATCGTGGCACAGACCGGCGACGGGCTCGTTATTGTCGATCAGCACGCGGCGCATGAAAGACTGGTTTACGAAGGTCTCAAACGGTCACTCGCATCGGGCGACACGCCCGCGCAGCGTCTTTTGATACCGGAGGTCGTGGAGCTGCCGGAGGAGGATTGCGACCGGCTTATGGTTCACAGCGACGCGCTGGCGAAACTTGGCCTTGTTATCGAGCGTTTCGGGCCGGGGGCCGTCGCCGTAAGGGAAACACCGGCCATTCTCGGTGAGATCGATGCCGCCGGACTTGTGCGCGAACTGTGCGATGAAGTGGCTGAATGGAATGATGCCGGCGGCCTGAAAGCCAGGATTGACTATGTCGCCGCCACTATGGCATGCCACGGATCGGTGCGGTCCGGGCGGCGCCTGACGCCTGAGGAGATGAACAGCCTGCTTCGGCAGATGGAAGACACGCCGGGCTCAGGGCAGTGCAATCACGGGCGGCCGACCTATATTGAGTTGAAATTGTCTGATATCGAAAAACTGTTCGGCAGACGATAGCGCGGTTTGACAGGATACGGGAATGAACAGATTTGAAGGACATGGCTCCGGCGAGGCAAAAATACGTTATCTCGACGCGGATTTTCAGGTCATTTCGCCCGGATCCCATGTGCGATGTGCGATCACCGGCGAGCTCATCCCGCTGGACGAGTTGAAATACTGGAGCGTTGCGCGCCAGGAACCCTATGTCGATGTACGGGCATCGGTTGCAGCCGACGAACGCGCCGGTATCCTGCCGACACAGAAGTAATCTCTAGAGCAGAGCCTTTTTCTTGAAAGACTGGACCGTCTGCTCAACAAATGTCTGAGCAAGCCCGGGCGGATCGAATTCCAGCTGTACTTCAAGCACGTCCGATTTTTCCGCAAGCTCGGCGACCTTGCCCCTGGCATGCCTGAGCCTGACCATATCCTTGGCCGTGGTGACCAGTTGCAAATCCCGGGCGCTGGCCGTGTCGAGCAGATCAGTGGCCTCATCCTCGACAAAATGGTGGTGATCGCCGAAACCTCGGGCATCGACTATATCGGCACCGGCTGAGTTCAGGCTGACAAAGAACTTTTCCGGATTTCCGATGGCTGCATAGGCCAGAACCTTCTTGCGCCGAAAACGGCGCGGCCTGATCACCTTGAGCTTTGCCTCATAGACCGGCTTGGCAGCCCGCCCGGCAACGCGGATGACCGGGTGAGCCTCCGGCCCGTCGCCGATCACAAGCAGCGCCGAGGCATGCCGCATCTGATCAACCATCGGCGCACGCACAGGCCCGCCGGGTATGACATGGCCATTGCCGATACCACGCAAGGAATCCACAACCATTAGCGCAAAGTCGAAACGTACCGCCGCGCTTTGGAAACCATCATCCATGATGATGAAGTCGGCGCCTTCCTCAATGAGCCGTGCCGCACCGGCCGCCCGTTCGGGCGACACCACGGTCAGCGCCTTTTGTGCAAGCAGCAAGGGCTCGTCACCGACGTCTCCGGCGTTGTGGTGATCTGTATCGACCACAGTTGCCGTGCGAATGCTGCCGCCATAGCCGCGCGACAGGAAACCGGGCTTCAATCCGGCCTTTTTCGCCGCGGCGCAAAGGGCCAGGGCGGTGGGTGTCTTGCCCGCGCCACCGACGGTGAAATTGCCGACGCACAGAACCGGCACATCAACCGCCACCCGAGGCGCATTTTCCATGCGGGATCGCGCCACTACGCCGTAGATCCAGGATATCGGAGCCAGCGACCAGGCCCGCCAGTCAGCCTTCGTCCACCAGAATGGGGGCGCTTCGCTTACCATCGCCCCAGCCGGTTACCGTCCTGATAGAGCTCAGCCTTGACGGTGAGCGGTTTGACATAAGGTTCGAGCGTGCGCACGGTCCTTGGCAGCGCACCGCTCAATTCTTCAACCGTCTTGAGGGCCGCAGCCCGCATCTTGTCGCCTGTGCGACGATTGCTGAACAGAAATTCAACCGATTTCGCAAGGGTGTCACCGTCATTGACGAGCCGTGCGCCCCCGTTTTTCAGGAGGCTGCGGTAGCTGTCCCTGAAATTCTGGACATTGCGCCCGGACAGGATGGCGCAGTCGAGCATGGCCGGTTCCAGCGGGTTGTGCCCACCCTTCCAGGTCAGCGATCCGCCGACAAAGGCGATGCTTGCCAAACGGAGATAAAGGCCCATCTCACCGATCGTATCGCCAAGATAAATCTGCGTTTCCGATGTGATGAGATCGCCGCGGGAGCGGCGGGCGACCGCCAGACCCCGGCTGGCGAGCATGTCTTCGACCTCGTCGGCGCGCTCGGGATGACGCGGAACAATGATCGTCAATGCCTTGTGGCGCGGCTTCAAGAACTGATGCACATCGGCGGCGACCGCCTCTTCGCCCGGATGTGTCGAGACAGCGGCCCAAACGCCGCGCTCACCGATGCGGTGCTGCAGGCGGCGCAACTCCGTTTCGTCGCACACAAGCGGCTTGGTATCGACCTTGAGATTTCCCGATACGGCCACAGGGCGCGCACCCAACGCTCTGAAGCGCTCTGCATCCTCCTCCGACTGCGCAATGACCATGGACAGGTTCTCAAAAAGCGCCTCGGCAAGATGTGGCCGCCGACGCCAACTTGCAAAGGACCTGTCCGACAGGCGTCCGTTGACCAGCACCTGCGGCATGCGGCGCGCGCCCAGTTCAAGGATCGTCATCGGCCAGATTTCAGATTCGGCGATGATCGCGAGATCCGGATGCCAATAGTCAAGGAAACGGCTGACCGCCGGCTTGAGGTCAAGCGGCACATATTGGTGGATCACCCGCCCACCAAGCCGTTCCTTTGCCACCGACGCCGAGGTGACGGTGCCGGTCGTCAAGACAACCGAAATACCCCGTTTCAGCAGTTCCTCGATCAACGGAATAACGGCGACCGTTTCGCCGACGCTTGCGGCATGTGCCCAGATCAGGGGGCCTTCAGGCCGTTCCGCGCTCGGATGGCCGTAGCGCTCGCGCCGGCGCGAGTGCTCTTCCTTGCCCTTGGTCGCCCGGAACGCAAGATAAGATCCCAGGAAGGGATAAATCGCCGCGCCAAGCCAGCGATAGGCCGTCAGGGTCACGCGCGCCCAAACGAGACTCATGCAGATGTCCTGACTGCCCGATAGGCTTTTTCCGTTACGCTGTTCAACTCGTCAGTCACCCTTTGACGGAAGCTCTCCATCTCGGCGGTCGACACGTCGCGTGGCACATGGATGGGATCGCCAAGCT
This portion of the Hoeflea prorocentri genome encodes:
- the mutL gene encoding DNA mismatch repair endonuclease MutL, whose translation is MTVKQLPETLINQIAAGEVIERPASVAKELIENAVDAGALRIEVATAGGGKALVRVADDGCGMTRDDLALAVRRHCTSKITDQIDSIDTLGFRGEALPSIGSVAKLKIQSRTGNSDSGYEASIQGGKEEPVRPAPTNPGTIVEVRDLFYATPARLKFLKSDRAESGAITEVFKRIAIAFPHVRMTLSGTDRSTIDYPATGEDRLARIRQVLGKDFADNAIAIDAGREAVRLSGFACVPTYNRANSLQQFAFVNGRPVQDKLIMSALRGAYADTIPRGRYPVAVLFIELDPSLVDVNVHPAKADVRFRDPGLLRGLIVGAIRQALSREGDRSSSLGAQDLSAAFRPQFGPGSGRFSAERFEKTSGYNPADSPFRPHDAGPPSGFSEDAQSGFEAFAQPTARNDAFEAHSPSPDHPLGAARAQLHENYIVAQTGDGLVIVDQHAAHERLVYEGLKRSLASGDTPAQRLLIPEVVELPEEDCDRLMVHSDALAKLGLVIERFGPGAVAVRETPAILGEIDAAGLVRELCDEVAEWNDAGGLKARIDYVAATMACHGSVRSGRRLTPEEMNSLLRQMEDTPGSGQCNHGRPTYIELKLSDIEKLFGRR
- the lpxK gene encoding tetraacyldisaccharide 4'-kinase, yielding MVSEAPPFWWTKADWRAWSLAPISWIYGVVARSRMENAPRVAVDVPVLCVGNFTVGGAGKTPTALALCAAAKKAGLKPGFLSRGYGGSIRTATVVDTDHHNAGDVGDEPLLLAQKALTVVSPERAAGAARLIEEGADFIIMDDGFQSAAVRFDFALMVVDSLRGIGNGHVIPGGPVRAPMVDQMRHASALLVIGDGPEAHPVIRVAGRAAKPVYEAKLKVIRPRRFRRKKVLAYAAIGNPEKFFVSLNSAGADIVDARGFGDHHHFVEDEATDLLDTASARDLQLVTTAKDMVRLRHARGKVAELAEKSDVLEVQLEFDPPGLAQTFVEQTVQSFKKKALL
- a CDS encoding DUF2093 domain-containing protein produces the protein MNRFEGHGSGEAKIRYLDADFQVISPGSHVRCAITGELIPLDELKYWSVARQEPYVDVRASVAADERAGILPTQK
- the waaA gene encoding lipid IV(A) 3-deoxy-D-manno-octulosonic acid transferase, with the translated sequence MSLVWARVTLTAYRWLGAAIYPFLGSYLAFRATKGKEEHSRRRERYGHPSAERPEGPLIWAHAASVGETVAVIPLIEELLKRGISVVLTTGTVTSASVAKERLGGRVIHQYVPLDLKPAVSRFLDYWHPDLAIIAESEIWPMTILELGARRMPQVLVNGRLSDRSFASWRRRPHLAEALFENLSMVIAQSEEDAERFRALGARPVAVSGNLKVDTKPLVCDETELRRLQHRIGERGVWAAVSTHPGEEAVAADVHQFLKPRHKALTIIVPRHPERADEVEDMLASRGLAVARRSRGDLITSETQIYLGDTIGEMGLYLRLASIAFVGGSLTWKGGHNPLEPAMLDCAILSGRNVQNFRDSYRSLLKNGGARLVNDGDTLAKSVEFLFSNRRTGDKMRAAALKTVEELSGALPRTVRTLEPYVKPLTVKAELYQDGNRLGRW